DNA from Pseudomonas putida:
CGGAAGCGTTAGGCGGCATTGGGTCAGAAGCGATTTCTGCAGTACCCGACCGAGCGAACATCCGCTCTACCTCGGGAACCTGCGCCATCACCGCTTTCTCCAAGCGCTGTTGCATCTCTACGGACTGAGTGAGGCTCGTTCCAGGCACACGCATCGCCTGCATCGCGAAATCGCCCTCACTGAGGCTTGGGATGAACTCGCTACCCATCCGACTTGCCAGTACACCGCTGAGCACGACCAAGGCTACTGCGGCCGAGAAAGCGATGTTCCGATGTCCCAGCACCCATTGCAGAACTGGCTCATAGCGCTGTCGAGCTGTGCGCATGACCACGCCTTCCTCTTCCTTTACCTTGCCAGTGACGAACATGGCAATAGCTGCAGGAACAAAGGTAACGGACAGGATCATTGCTCCCAGCAGCGCCATCACGACGGTAAAGGCCATCGGGTGGAACATTTTACCTTCGACGCCGGTGAGGGCGAAGATCGGCAGGTACACCACCATAATGATTAGCTGACCGAAGATCAGCGGCCGGCGAGCTTCTCGCGCCGCAGCAAAGACCTCATGGAAGCGTTCGGTTTTGGTGAGCATGCGGCCATGCTTATGCTGCGCATGAGCCAGTCGTCGGATCGCGTTTTCTACGATCACCACAGCACCGTCGACGATGATGCCGAAGTCGAGTGCCCCCAAACTCATTAGGTTGGCACTGACCTTGTTGTTGAACATGCCTGTGAAGGTGAACAGCATGGACAGCGGGATCACCATCGCGGTGATCAGTGCAGCACGGATGTTGCCGAGGAACAGGAACAGAATGGCAATTACCAGAATCGCACCTTCCACCAGGTTCTTCTTCACCGTAGCGATGGCTTTTTCAACCAGATTGGTGCGGTCGTAAACGGTCACGGCCACCACGCCCTTTGGCAGGGTGCGGTTGATGTCCGCCAGTTTGGCGGCGACAGCTTGAGATACGGTACGGCTGTTTTCACCAATCAGCATGAACACAGTACCGAGCACGACTTCGCGGCCGTTCTCAGTAGCAGCACCTGTTCGGAGCTCTTTGCCGATGCTGACGTCAGCAACGCTGCTGATGCGAATCGGTGCACCATCCACGCTGGTGATCACGATGTTGGCGATGTCTTCGATGCTGCTTACCTGACCTGGCGCACGGATGAGCAACTGCTCACCATTACGCTCGATGTAGCCGGCGCCGACGTTGGCGTTGTTACTTTCCAACGCTGCGACCAGGTCATTGAGGGTCAGCTTGTAGGTAGCCAGGCGCTTTGGATCCGGCGCAACCAGGAACTGCTTGGCGTAGCCGCCGATGGTGTTGATCTCCGCTACACCCGGCACATTGCGCAGCTGAGGCTTGATGATCCAGTCCTGGATCACGCGCAGGTCGGTCGGGGTGTACGGTGTACCGTCCTCTTTGACCGCGCCATCTTCGGCTTCAACGGTCCACAGGAAGATCTCGCCGAGGCCGGTAGATACCGGACCCATGACGGCTTCTACACCGTCTGGCAGCTGTTCCTTCGCAACCTGCAGCCGCTCGTTGATTAACTGGCGGGCAAAGAAGATGTCAGTGCCATCCTTGAAGATCACGGTGACCTGAGACAGGCCAGAGCGAGACAGGGAACGGGTCTGCTGAAGGCCCGGGAGACCGGCCATGGCCGTTTCAACAGGAAACGTGATCCGTTGTTCGGTTTCCAAAGGCGAATAACCAGGCGCTGCAGTGTTAATCTGCACCTGAACGTTGGTGATATCGGGTACCGCATCGATGGGCAGCTTTTGATAGCTGTAGATACCGATACCCGCCATGATCAGAACAGCGATCATTACTACGATGCGCTGCTCGATGGCGAATCTGATGATACGTTCAAACATGAGAAATCATCCTGTCAGTTCGCATCAGTGACCGTGTTCGGCAGAAGCTTTGCCGAGCTCAGACTTGAGTGTGAAGCTGCCACTGGTTGCTACCTGGGCGCCGGCTTCAATACCGTCGATGATTTCCACGTACCCATTGTCGCGACGACCCAGTTTTACCGGGCGGGTGTCAAAACCTTCTGGGGTTCGTACGAATACCGAGGGTTTGTCTTCAACGGTCTGCACTGCGTGCTCAGGGACCGCTACGGCAACTCGATCAGTCTGGGAAGTGACCGCAATGTTCACGAACAGGCCTGGACGCCAGGCACCGTTGGGGTTGGTCAAGGTGACGCGGACAGTAGCTGCACGGTTTTGCTCGCCCAGCAGGCTGCCGACATAACCCACCTTCCCTTCGACCTCGACGTTCATATCAGGCGAAGAGACTTTCACCGCACGACCAGTCGTGACCTTGCCCAGATCTGTAGGTGGGACGGCGAAGGTTGCCCAGACCTGGTTCAGGTCGGAAAGGATGAAGGCGTTGGTCGCCTCGCTAACGACTTCGCCAACGGTCAGGTGTTTCTCCACTACCACGGCGTCGAAGGGAGCTCGGAGTTCGTAACGATTACCGCCAACGGAGTTAACCGAGGCACCGATCGCGCCGACCTTCTGCTTGGCGTTGGCCAAGGAGATCTCCGCTTCTTGCAGCGCTTGGCGTGCTTGGAGGTAGTCTTGCTCAGCAGAGATCTTGTCCTGCCACAGCTGTTTCTCACGCTCAAAGGTCACACGCGCCAGTTCGACGCGACGCTGTGCGGCCTGTTGTTCACTGCGCAGGTCAGAGATCTGCTGGCTGGCGATTACAGCGAGGACCTGACCCTTTTTGACCGTCTCACCCAGGTCCGCCTGCACCGCTTCAACAACGCCAGGGACACGAGGAACGACGTGGGCAGTGCGGTCTTCGTCGAAGCGGATCTCGCCCGGGAAGCTCACGACAGTACCGAGATCACGAGGCGCTGCAGCTTCCAGGGCAACACCGGCTGCCTTGATCTGTTCAGCGCTGAGCGTCAGCTTGCCCTCTTCTTCACCACCCTCTTCGCTGTGGCCCTCTTCTCCATGACCCTCATCACCCTCCTCTATGGCGGCAGATGCGGCTTTCTTTTCGTCGCCATGACCGTCGTTAGCACCGTGCTCGGCGGTACTAGCGGCCTGCTGCTCGGAACTGTTGTTCCAGGCAAGGCTGCCAAATCCGAGGGCTGCCACAGCGGCTACCGCGAGGGCGATCTTGCGTTTATTATCCATTGCTACTCCTGCTGATCGTTGGCACCGGCTTGTTCAAGGCTGGGTGCCGAAGAAAATGTTTGGCCCGTTCAGCGAGCGCCGGCAGTTGAGCCGACTTCGCCATAAACCCTTTCCACCTGCGCACGCGCATTGGTCGCCGCTGCCAACGATTCGAGGTATTGGCCACGAGCGACGATCAAGGTGCGCTGGGCATCCAGCACTTCGATGAAGCCGAATTTGCCCATCTCGAAGCCGCGGGTTGCGGTCTCTACGGCTTGTTGGGCTGACGGCAGAATGGTCTTGTCGTAGGACTCGACCTCCTGCATTGCGGTGGACCACTGGTTCAACGCGGTTTGGGTTTCGGTGCGCAGGCGCAGCTCCACAGCATTGCGCTGGTCTCGGGCCTGATCGGCACGTCGAGAAGCGGAAAGAATGTTGCCTTGGTTACGATCAAACAGCGGCAGAGGCATAGACAGGCCCACAGTGTTGACCCGCTCGCGCACAGAGCGGTCGTACTGGCTGCCTACGCTGACAGTAAGATTCGGGATACGCTGAGCTTTCTCTGAACCGAGCGAGGCATCGCTCTTGTCGATCTGCACCACGGCCTGGCGCATTTCTGCGGTCTGATCGAGCTTTGCCAGCAGCTCTTCAGTCTGCGGTGGCAACCCCGGGGAGAGGGTTGGCGATTCGAGTCGATCAAAGACCGTGACCGAGCTCCCGGTAATTTGCGCGAGCTGCTGGTAAGCGGTCGTCTTTTCCGTTTCGGCACGTCGAACTTGAAGCTTGGCTTCGGCCAGTTGCACCTGGGCGCGGGTGGCCTCTACTGGGGACGATTTACCTGCGCGAACACGGCCATCGACGATGCGGAGGCCGCGCTCAGTCAGTTCGAGAGATTGTTTGGCCAGGTCAAGGCCTGTCTGGGCCCGCAACGCGGCGTAGAAGGCCTGTACGACGTCTGCACGCAGACCGTTCACGCGACGGTCCAACTCCAGCTGTGCGGCGGTCTGCCCGTAAGTGGCGACGTCGACACGAGCTCCTCGCTTACCCCCCAGCTCCAGGGTCTGGCTAAGCGACACGGTCGTCGTGCTGGTGTTACGACGGGTGTCTTCTACGTCGTACGAAATAGTGGGGTTGGGGATAAGCCCGGCCTGCTTGCGAGCACCATCAGCGATTCCAATCTCTTGCCTGGCCGCGGCCAGGTCAGGGTTGGCATCCATGGCCGTCGAAAGCGCCTGGGCAAGCTGATGCTTTGAGCAAGTGCTTCTGGGGCCATCAACCCGGCCATGACCGCGCAAAGGGCGGCGATCTTCCAAGGAGTGACGGAGGTCTTAGATAAGACATTGCGGTTATACCGGGGCACTTTGATGGTCCTCGTGCACAAACTTCGATAAAGCTTGGCGAGAACGCCGAAACAGCTGCCAAGCCCCACTTGATTAGGTGATGGCACTCTAATGAGCGGTAGCTATCAGAGGGGTGGCTAGAAAATTACAATTTCGTAAGAAATCTCTGTAATGCCCGTAAATACTGGGAAAACCAACCCGGCACTATGATTTCGTTACAAGCAACGGAGATGGCAAACACGCGGTGTAGAAGCGCCAAATAGCTGGCAGATGACGAAATTGTAATTATCCTATCACCCTCCCGTTATCTTCGGCCTGCAAATATGAGCTCGCGCTACGCTAGGCGCACCGCCGGGTCAGAACAATTAACGACACCCGCGCAGGTAAACATAATAAAAACTGCCGTGAATCAAAGGAGCATCGGATGAAAATCAAAGTACCACTGTACCTGGCGGCAGTTTCTGCGCTGTCTGGAAGCTATGCTATTTCGGCACAAGCTGAAGACAAGCCCGAAGGCTTCATTGAAGGCAGCAGCCTTACAGTGCTGAACCGTAACTTCTACTTCAACCGTGATAACCGCGACAGCACCGCCCCCACTTACAACAGTGGCAAGGGCAATACCAACGGCTACTCCGAAGCCTGGGCGCACGCGATCATCAGCAAATTCAACTCTGGGTTTACCCAGGGTACCGTTGGCTTCGGCGTTGATGCCTTCGCCATGATCGGCCTTAAGCTCGACACCGGTGATGGTCGCAACGGCGGCCGTAGCTCCTTCGACGTGCTACCTGTTGATAACAAGGGCGAAGCTCGCGACGAATACACCAAGGTAGGCGGCGCAGCCAAGGTCCGCTTGTTCGATACCATCGTGAAAGTGGGTGATGTGTTCCCATCGACACCGGTGGTTGCATCCGGCGACTCTCGCCTGCTGCCTGAAAGCTTCCGCGGTGTGACCGTTGAGAACACCAGCATCCAGGGCCTCACCCTTCAGGGTGGTCGACTGCACGCCATGAGCCAGCCAGTCTCCAGTGACCTGAACGACAACTTCGTGACCTTCTACGGCGGCCCGGTCAACTCGCCATGGATCGGTTACGGTGGTGGTGACTACTCGGTCAACGACAACTGGACTGTGAGCGTCTATGCCAGCCAGCTGAAAGACGTCTGGAATCAGTACTACGCCGGCACCAGCGTGGTTTACCCGCTGAGCGACGATCTGGCGCTGATCGGTGGCTTCAACTACTACAAAGCCGTAGATGAAGGTAAGAAGCGCCTGGGTGAATTTGACAACAACATCTGGAGTGCCAAGGTCGGCGTGCGTTACGGTGCCCACACCCTGGCCCTGTCGCACCAGCGCAACAACGGAGACGACGATTTCGACTACCTACGTCAGTCGGACTCGATTTTCGTCGACAACTCCATCCAGTACAGCGACTTCAACTCGCCGAAAGAGCGTTCCTGGATGCTGCGCTATGACCTGAACTTCACCAGCTACGGCATTCCAGGCCTGACGTTCATGACCCGCTACGCCAGAGGCTCGGGCGCGGATTACTCGAACGCTAACCAGTTCTACATGCGCACTGACGACAACGGCAACCCGCTCGACAATCAGAAGCGTTGGGAACGTGACGTCGAAGTCAAATACGTTGTCCAAACCGGTCCGGCAAAAGATCTGTCCTTCCGGTTGCGCCAGGCAACAACGCGTGCCACTGCATTCGAATCTGATCTGGATGAAACTCGTGTAATCATCGAGTACCCGCTTTCGATTCTGTAATTCGCTAGCCGGACCAGTTATTCATTAGCTGGTCCTATTAGCACAACGAGCATTACGAATTCACCTTGAGAGGCTTAAGTGCTCCTTTGGTAAAAGGTGAATATTTGGCGCCCATTGGGCGCCTTTTTTTTGCCTAGAATTCAAGTAAGCGTTCGATTGTACGCATCGCATGTCGGTGAAGTTCATGACTACACCAATGACCAGTCTCCTCGATGTGAGCGACCTCGCCGTCATCTGAGCGGAACGAAGCCAGCACAAAGAAGAAAATAACCCAATACTTCATAAGGTCAAATCACCTGCTGGAGAGAGGGCCCGCAACTGTCAAACCCAAACCGCGACAAGATATACCGCTAGACTATCAACTGTATTACCTAGAAATTACAAATCCGTCATTTGAGCCCCGACGCGCTCATTTTGATTTACCATCCCTTTCAATAATGCCGGCGCGCGTGCGCGGTTAATTGCTCAGTGATATCGAGACAAAATCCCATGCGAATTCTGGTAATTGAGGATGAAGTAAAAACTGCGGAGTATGTGCGTCAAGGTCTGACGGAATGTGGCTATGTCGTAGATTGCGTCCACACCGGGTCAGATGGATTATTCTTGGCCAAGCAGCACGAATACGAGCTGATTATTCTCGATATAAACCTTCCAGAGATGGACGGTTGGCAGGTTCTTGAGTTGTTGCGGCGTAAAAATTGCCCTTCCCGCATCATGATGCTGACGGCGAGAAGCCGGCTGGCGGATAAGGTCCGGGGGCTGGAGAACGGCGCAGACGACTACCTGATCAAGCCATTTGAGTTCCCTGAGCTTCTGGCCCGGGTTCGCGCCTTGATGCGCAGGTCAGATCACCCCGCATCCGTAGAAGTCATTCGCGTCGCTGACCTAGAGCTTGATCAGAGCCGACACAGGGCATTCAGGGACGGTCAGCGCATAGACCTGACCACGAAAGAATTCGCGTTACTGCATTACCTGATGCGTAATACCGGTGTGGTGCTGAGCCGTACGCAAATTATCTCGCAGGTTTGGGATATGAATTTCGACTGCGACACAAACGTTGTAGAGGTGTCGATTCGAAGACTCAGAGCCAAGATAGATGACCCTTTCGAGACCAAGCTGATACATACGCTTCGGGGCGTAGGGTATGTGCTCGAAAAGCGATAATTGCCAAGATCTCTCGTACCGAAAATCAGTTATATACTCCCGTCGCTTGCGAGCTTGAGCTTTCTGTCTACGATCCGCGGCGCTGATTCCTCACCCAACAAATGAGGTAGGCTGTACATGAGGTATAGCATTTATTATCAGCAGGTTTCGCAAGGTCAATCGCATGCCAGGATTGATGCCTGTCCAACTGAAATTATCTTCAACAGCGACCATGGCTTAGCACTTATTCCGTGCGTCGGTGATGTTATCAATCTCCCCTCTACGGCGGTCAAAGGAGGGGTATGCGGCGTCGTTAGATCAAGGATTTTCAATTATCTACGAGGCCCAGAAGATCTGTACTGCCACGTCAATATTCTTGTTGAAGAGGCGGGCATTGGGCGGACGGATCATCGACCCCAGTCGATGCGGTGATCTGGTGTACCGGATTCAAGCCGGCGCTGGGGCACTTGGTGCGTCTTGGTGTAGTCACTGAAGGCGGTCGCGTCGAAGTTACAGGTACACGTGCGGTGAATGAGCCTGGCCTTTGGCTGGTGGGTTATGGCGAGTGGACAGGTTCTGCCTCGGCGACCTTGATTGGAGTGACCCGTACAGCCCGTAGCACCGCTGCTGAGATTGAGCAGTTTTTGGTGAAGGTGGAGACCTGAGTTCCCCTATTTCCAATGTGAATATCCGGAAATCCGGAGGCGCCTTGTTTGGATAGGCGGTCATGTACGGCCCAACTCCCGAGCATTGCTCGGGAGTTGCCTAAGGCGATCAGTCCTGTAGGGGTACCTTTCGCTGATAGCCCATGGGCGTAAGCGATCTACTCTTTTTGGATATCAACAATCGTCGCCGCGCTGCCCTCCATCCGGAAATCAAACGCTACTTTGTCTCCCACCTTCAATTGTTCGAGCTGCTGCGCAGAAGCTTTGAAGCCCATGGTCATGGCTGGCCATTTCAATGCCGGCACCGGTCCATGTGCCAGGGTCACTTTACCGCCCAAGGCGTCAATAGCCTTTACCGTACCTTCAGCGTGAGCAGCAGGTGCTGATGGGGCTTCCTTCATATCCATTCCGTCCATGTTCATTCCGACCATGGAGTCTTGGGCTTGCGCGCCTGATGCGAAGGCAACGAACAGTGCAACATTGAGGTAGAGCTTTTTCATTGGATGTCTCCTGGTTTGGAATCATGGGTTACTGCAAGTTCGCGGCGCCGTATTAGCCAATACGCTGCGGGAATCACAAGAGAGAGAGCAACGGCGCCGTCAGCATGCCGCCTACCATCGGTACGGCGATGCGACTCATCACTTCGCTGCCTGTCCCGCTGCTCCAGAGAATGGGTAACAAGCCTGCAACGATAACTGCCACTGTCATCGCCTTCGGCCGGATGCGCTGCACCGCGCCCTCGCGAATGGCTTCCAGAAGTGCAACTTGCGTGCGCTCGCTATTGGCTTGCCGTTCAGACCAAGCGTTGTTCAGGTAGATCAGCATGATCACTCCGAATTCCGCCGCGACCCCGGCCAGGGCAATGAAGCCAACACCGGTGGCCACCGACAGATTGAAACCCATCAGGTACAGCAACCACACGCCACCGGTGAGGGCGAAAGGCAGGGTGCCCATAATCAGCAGCGCTTCGCCGAGGCGGCCAAAGGTCAGGTAGAGCAGGACGAAGATGATTGCTAGGGTCGCCGGCACCACCCAGGCCAACCGTGCGTTGGCGCGCTCCAGATACTCGAACTGCCCTGAATAGCTCAGACTCACTCCTGGATCGAGCTTCACATCGCTATCAACTGCCTGACGCAAGTCAGCGACCACAGACGACAGGTCACGGCCCCGCACGTCGATGTACACCCAGCCAGAGGGTCGGGCGTTTTCGCTCTTAAGCATCGGCGGGCCTTCAGCGATTCGCACATTTGCCACGGTACCGAGGGTGATCTGGCCCCCTTGTTCGGTGTAGATCGGTAGCTGACGCAGGGCGTCGACTGAGTCGCGCCATTCGCGGGGATAGCGCACGCTGATCGGGTAACGCGCCAACCCTTCGACCGTCTCACCGATGGTTTCGCCACCAATGGCGCCGGCGACAATGGCCTGCACGTCGGCGATGTTCAAACCGTAACGGGCAGCAGCCTGGCGGTCGATGTCGAGATCGACGTATCTCCCTCCGGTCAAACGCTCGGCAAGGGCTGAAGTCACGCCAGGTACAGACTTCGCTACCCGTTCGATAGCCAAGGTCGTGCGGTCGATCTGCGCCAGGTCGCTGCCGGCCACCTTTACGCCAATCGGGCTCTTGATACCGGTGGCGAGCATGTCGATTCGGTTGCGGATTGGCGGAATCCAGATGTTGGTCAGGCCCGGTACGCGTACGGTCCGGTCGAGTTCCTCGACCAGTTTTTCGCTGGTCATTCCTGGCCGCCACTGATCCTTGGGCTTGAGCCGCACGATGGTCTCGAACATCTCCAACGGTGCCGGGTCGGTGGCTGACTCCGCGCGACCGGCCTTGCCGAACACACTGGCGACTTCTGGCAACGTGCGGATCAGTCTATCGGTGCGCTGCAGCAGCTCCGAGGCCTTTTGCGCCGACAGGCCTGGCAGGGCCGAGGGCATGTACAGCAGGTCACCTTCGTCCAGCGGCGGCAGGAATTCTCCACCCAGGTGGCTCAATGGCCACAGGCTGCTGAGCAAGATCGCCAGCGCGCCCAACAGCGTCAACCACGGCCTACGCAGTACGACCTCAAGCGCCGGCCGGTACACGCGAATCAGCCCACGGTTGAGTGGATTACGCTGCTCGGCAGGCAATGGCCCACGGATCCAGTAGCCCATTAGCACCGGCACCAATGTCACGGCTAGCCCCGCCGCGGCCGCCATGGCGTAGGTCTTGGTGAACGCCAGGGGTGCGAACAGCCGTCCCTCCTGGGCCTGCAAGGTGAACACCGGCACGAACGACAGGGTGATGATCATCAGGCTGAAGAACAGCGCCGGCCCGACCTCCACGGCGGCATCTGTCATGACCCGCCAGTGCTCGGCTCCTCTCAGCACCTGCCCCGGATGACGGGCATGCCAGGCCTCGACCCGTTTGTGCGCGTTTTCGATCATCACCACAGCGGCATCGACCATTGCGCCAATGGCGATGGCAATTCCGCCCAGAGACATGATGTTGGCGTTGATGCCCTGGTGCCGCATGATGATCAGCGCGATCAGCACCCCCACCGGCAATGACACGATCGCAACCAGCGACGAGCGCAGGTGCCACAGGAAGGCCGCACACACCAGTGCGACCACGATGAACTCCTCGATCAACTTGTGACTGAGGTTGTCTACGGCGCGGTCGATCAATTGGCTGCGGTCATAGGTAGTCACCAGCTCGACGCCGGCGGGCAGGCTTTTCTTCAGTGTTTCGAGCTTTTCCTTCACACGGGTGATGGCTTCCCGGGCATTCTTGCCGCTGCGCAGGATCACCACGCCGCCCACGGCTTCGCCTTCGCCGTCCAGCTCCCCGATGCCCCGCCGGGCTTCCGGCCCGAGTTGTACTCGGGCGACGTCGCCCAGCGTCACCGGTGCACCGTTGGCAGCCAAGCGCAGGGGGATGGCGCGAAAGTCGTCCAGCGTCTTCAGGTAGCCCGAGGCCCGCACCATGAATTCCGCCTCACCTTGTTCCAGCACGCCACCGCCCGTTTCCTGATTGGCCTTGCCGATGGCGTTTGCGACCTCGCCCTGGGTGATGCCGAGACTGGCCATACGCAGCGGGTCGAGTACCACCTGGTACTGCTTGACCATGCCGCCAATGCTTGCCACTTCAGCGACATCCGGTACGGTCTTGAGCTCAAAGCGCAGGAACCAATCCTGCAGGCTGCGCAGCTGTGCCAGATCATGCCTGCCACTGCGGTCGACCAAAGCGTACTGGTAGATCCAGCCAACGCCTGTGGCGTCCGGCCCAAGTGCTGGTTTGGCTGAGGCAGGCAGGCGCGACTGAACCTGGCTCAGGTACTCCAACACGCGTGAGCGTGCCCAGTACACGTCGGTGCCATCTTCAAACAGCACGTAGACGAAGCTGTCGCCGAAGGCAGAAAAGCCACGTACGGTCTTGGCGCCCGGTACCGAGAGCATCGTGGTGGTCAGCGGATAGGTGACCTGGTTTTCGACGATCTGGGGTGCTTGCCCTGGGTAGGAGGTACGGATGATCACTTGGGCGTCCGACAGATCGGGCAAGGCATCGATCGGCAGGCTGCGCAGCGAAAATATCCCCCAGGCCACCAGGAACAAAGTGGTGAGCAGAACCAGTATGCGATTGCTCACTGACCAACGAATCAGTTTTTCGATCATGGCTGGCCCTCCAGCGCATTGATCTGCTCGATGACCATGCCGTCGTCGCGCTCCCGAACACCAAAGCGGATACGTTCACCCACCTTGAGCCCAGTAATCAGCGTGGGGTCGGCCACATGAAAAGTCATGGTCATCCCAGGCATTCCCAGGGTGACGAAAGGCCCATGGGCGATGGTCAGCTGATTACCTTCAATTTGCACGATTCGACCGTCTGCTTCATGCAGCTCGGGCGGTTGCGAGGCGGCCGGTGAGTCCGAGGCGGTGGTCGCCTCGATGCCTTTGAGGCTGGCTTCGGAGTCGATCAGGAACTGTCCGGATGCCACGACTTTTTGCCCGGCCTGCAGGCCTTTCAAGATGGTAACCTGGCCGCCGTTCTCCTGGCCTAGCAGCACTTCCACTGGGCGGAACCGGCCTTGGTCTTCGGCCACCATCACCAGATCACGTTTGCCGGTGCGGATTACGGCCTCGGCAGGTAGCAGCAGGCTGTCATCGGCGTTTTCGCCTGGGCGCAGCGCAACCTGCGCGGTCATTCCCGGCCGTAGCCGACCATCTTTGTTGGGCAGCTCAATACGCAGGCGCAAGGTACGGCTTTGCAGGTCTGCATCCGCGAGCAGAGCTGTCAGTTTGCCTAGAACGGTCTCGCCGGGATAAGCCGGCAAGTGGGCCTCTACTGCTTGCCCCTCGTGCAGGCCACTTGCCTGAGCTTCCGGCACAGCGGCTTCGAGCCACACATTCGCAATGCCATTGATACGTGCCAGAGTTGCGCCAGGTGTCACGGTCATTCCTGGACGCAGATCCAGCGCCTGGATGACCCGGCACTCGGCGCGACCAGTGTCACCTGGTTCTGCACCTTGCCGCTGCGTGCGACCCGGTCGACCAGTTCACCCGGCATACCGGCCAGCAGCAGGCGCTGGCGTGCTGCAGCTAGCAACTGCACATCACCCAAGTGGCGCAGCGCGAGAAACTCTTCCTGCAGACCAGCCCATTCCGGAGCCAGTACATCCGCCAGAGGCGCGCCTTTGGCCACCACATCCCCTGTGGCTCGGCCATAGGTGCGCTCGACGAAGCCTGCGGTGCGTGCCTGGAGTGCACTGAAATCCCGCTCATCGAAGGCCAGTACGCCGCTGACCTGCAGGCTGCGCTGCAGCCGGCCACGGCTCACCGTCGCTAGGCGTACCCCAAGGTTCTGTTGTACGCCTTGGCTGATTTGCACCGTTGGCTGCACGGGATCTGTGCCTTCTTCGGCGTATTTCGCTACCAGTTGCATGTCCATGAACGGCGACTTGCCGGGCGCTGGGAAGTGTTGCTGCGGGTACATCGGGTCGTACCAATACAATGGCTTCTGTTCCGCTGTTGCTGCGGGTGCTTGTGCAGGTTGCCCAGGATGCCCCAGCCAATAGCCTGTCCCGGTGCCAATGGCCAGGGCGAGTGCTGTGATCAAACCGATAGACGTGTTGTTCATGCACGCACCTCTCCATATACGAAGTGCAGGCGAGCGGCGGTCGCCGCTAGCTGCCCTTGCAGGTCGATATCCTGTAACCGTGCCTCGATGCGCTGACGCCGCGCTGTGACTACCTCTTCCAGCGCCGACTTGCCTGCCCGGTAGTCGGCCAAGGCCAGGCTGACGCGTTGTTCGGCCAGCGGCAGCAAGGTTTCGCGGCTGCGCGTCACCGCCCTTTGCAGGCGTTGGTATTCCGCCAGGTCAGCTTCGAGCTGCGCGGTGTGTTCACGCAGTGCCGCTTCCTGTTCGTCCTCCAGTTGCCGCACCTGGGCCTGGCGAGCGGCGATCATCGGGTCCTGCCGCGACCCGCTGAACAGCGGTAACTGGAAACTGACCTGCAGGCTGACCATGTTGCTGAATTCAGGCCCGCGGCGTTGGTAGTCAACCTGCCAGCCCCAATCTGACTTTTTCTCGGCGATGGCCTGCTGCACCTGAGCTTGGGCTTCACGGGTCATGGCCCCGTAGGCGGCCAACTCC
Protein-coding regions in this window:
- a CDS encoding OprD family porin; translation: MKIKVPLYLAAVSALSGSYAISAQAEDKPEGFIEGSSLTVLNRNFYFNRDNRDSTAPTYNSGKGNTNGYSEAWAHAIISKFNSGFTQGTVGFGVDAFAMIGLKLDTGDGRNGGRSSFDVLPVDNKGEARDEYTKVGGAAKVRLFDTIVKVGDVFPSTPVVASGDSRLLPESFRGVTVENTSIQGLTLQGGRLHAMSQPVSSDLNDNFVTFYGGPVNSPWIGYGGGDYSVNDNWTVSVYASQLKDVWNQYYAGTSVVYPLSDDLALIGGFNYYKAVDEGKKRLGEFDNNIWSAKVGVRYGAHTLALSHQRNNGDDDFDYLRQSDSIFVDNSIQYSDFNSPKERSWMLRYDLNFTSYGIPGLTFMTRYARGSGADYSNANQFYMRTDDNGNPLDNQKRWERDVEVKYVVQTGPAKDLSFRLRQATTRATAFESDLDETRVIIEYPLSIL
- a CDS encoding efflux RND transporter periplasmic adaptor subunit, which produces MDNKRKIALAVAAVAALGFGSLAWNNSSEQQAASTAEHGANDGHGDEKKAASAAIEEGDEGHGEEGHSEEGGEEEGKLTLSAEQIKAAGVALEAAAPRDLGTVVSFPGEIRFDEDRTAHVVPRVPGVVEAVQADLGETVKKGQVLAVIASQQISDLRSEQQAAQRRVELARVTFEREKQLWQDKISAEQDYLQARQALQEAEISLANAKQKVGAIGASVNSVGGNRYELRAPFDAVVVEKHLTVGEVVSEATNAFILSDLNQVWATFAVPPTDLGKVTTGRAVKVSSPDMNVEVEGKVGYVGSLLGEQNRAATVRVTLTNPNGAWRPGLFVNIAVTSQTDRVAVAVPEHAVQTVEDKPSVFVRTPEGFDTRPVKLGRRDNGYVEIIDGIEAGAQVATSGSFTLKSELGKASAEHGH
- a CDS encoding CusA/CzcA family heavy metal efflux RND transporter — protein: MFERIIRFAIEQRIVVMIAVLIMAGIGIYSYQKLPIDAVPDITNVQVQINTAAPGYSPLETEQRITFPVETAMAGLPGLQQTRSLSRSGLSQVTVIFKDGTDIFFARQLINERLQVAKEQLPDGVEAVMGPVSTGLGEIFLWTVEAEDGAVKEDGTPYTPTDLRVIQDWIIKPQLRNVPGVAEINTIGGYAKQFLVAPDPKRLATYKLTLNDLVAALESNNANVGAGYIERNGEQLLIRAPGQVSSIEDIANIVITSVDGAPIRISSVADVSIGKELRTGAATENGREVVLGTVFMLIGENSRTVSQAVAAKLADINRTLPKGVVAVTVYDRTNLVEKAIATVKKNLVEGAILVIAILFLFLGNIRAALITAMVIPLSMLFTFTGMFNNKVSANLMSLGALDFGIIVDGAVVIVENAIRRLAHAQHKHGRMLTKTERFHEVFAAAREARRPLIFGQLIIMVVYLPIFALTGVEGKMFHPMAFTVVMALLGAMILSVTFVPAAIAMFVTGKVKEEEGVVMRTARQRYEPVLQWVLGHRNIAFSAAVALVVLSGVLASRMGSEFIPSLSEGDFAMQAMRVPGTSLTQSVEMQQRLEKAVMAQVPEVERMFARSGTAEIASDPMPPNASDAYIMLKPQDQWPDPKKSRDELIAEVQKAAEGIPGSNYELSQPIQLRFNELISGVRSDVAVKVFGDDMDVLNNTANKIAAVLRAVPGSSEVKVEQTSGLPVLTINIDREKAARYGLNIADVQNSIAIAVGGRQAGTLYEGDRRFDMVVRLPETVRTDVAGMSSLLIPVPANAAQGANQIGFIPLSQVANLDLQLGPNQISRENGKRLVIVSANVRGRDLGSFVEEAAASLDTKVQIPAGYWTTWGGQFEQLQSAAKRLQIVVPVALLLVMTLLFLMFNNLKDGMLVFTGIPFALTGGVVALWLRDIPLSISAGVGFIALSGVAVLNGLVMIAFIRGLREEGRTLRQAVDEGALTRLRPVLMTALVASLGFIPMALATGTGAEVQRPLATVVIGGILSSTALTLLVLPALYHWAHRKDEDGEEAEVVS
- a CDS encoding heavy metal response regulator transcription factor codes for the protein MRILVIEDEVKTAEYVRQGLTECGYVVDCVHTGSDGLFLAKQHEYELIILDINLPEMDGWQVLELLRRKNCPSRIMMLTARSRLADKVRGLENGADDYLIKPFEFPELLARVRALMRRSDHPASVEVIRVADLELDQSRHRAFRDGQRIDLTTKEFALLHYLMRNTGVVLSRTQIISQVWDMNFDCDTNVVEVSIRRLRAKIDDPFETKLIHTLRGVGYVLEKR